The DNA window ATACAGTAACTATAAAAATACAGTATTACAACAGGGGGATTTATTATGAGTCAAAGCACATTTAAGGATTTTCTGAAACGGAAGCAGGTCAATGTCTCCGTTCAGACTTACCTCATCGATGCACTGGGCGCAATGGCCTTCGGTCTTTTCGCTTCTCTGCTCATCGGCACTATCTTCGCTACACTTGGCGATAAAACCCATATCGAAATCTTTACCACCATATCCGCCTATGCCAAAAGCGCTACCGGCGCCGCCCTCGGCGTCTCTATCGCATTTGCCCTGAAAGCGCCGCCGCTCGTACTTTTTTCCGCTGCCACCGTCGGTATTGCCGGCAATGAACTGGGCGGCCCCGTCGGAGCCCTGGTTGCCACGATTATCGCCACAGAGCTTGGAAAGATCGTTTCCAAAGAAACTCCGGTGGACATCCTCGTCACTCCCGGAGTCACCATTATCTCCGGTGTTCTGGCCTCGCAGTTTGTCGGTCCCGGTGTCTCGGCTTTCATGACCGCGTTCGGCAACCTTGTAAAAACAGCTACCGTGATGCAGCCCCTCTTTATGGGCATTCTGGTTTCCGCCCTCATCGGCATTGCCCTGACGCTTCCCATCAGCAGCGCCGCAATCTGTATTATGCTCAGCCTGGACGGGCTGGCCGGAGGCGCCGCCACAGCCGGCTGCTGCGCGCAGATGGTCGGTTTTGCCATCCTGAGTTTCCGTGAAAATAAATGGGGCGGCCTTCTTGCTCAGGGCCTTGGAACTTCCATGCTCCAGATGGGCAATATTGTCCGGAACCCGAGAATCTGGATTCCGCCGACTTTGGCCTCCATGGTGACGGGTCCCATATCTACCATGGTGTTCAAACTGGAAAATATCCCGACGGGTTCCGGTATGGGAACCTGCGGACTGGTGGGCCCTATCGGAATCTACACCGCCATGCAGGAAACGGGCGGAACCAATATGTGGCTCGGCATCCTGCTTGTCTGCTTCATTCTCCCGGCTGTCCTGACTCCTCTCTTCGGTCTCATGTGCCGGAAAGCAGGCTGGATTAAAGAAGGGGATTTGAAACTGGATCTATAATTATATAAGATCACTTTCCTATATATAAAAAAGCATCTGCCGCAGGAAAATTGCTTCCCCGACAGATGCTTTTTTATGCTTTTACTCCGCCCGCTTTTATGGCTCTTCCTTTATTTCCGCCGCCCGCAGCTCCATATGCTCCTCCGTTCTGCCAACGCCTTCCTTTTTCTGCTTCATTCTCCGGAAATAAGAACTCATCTCGTCCGCCATTCCCGACAGACGGTTTAACAGGGTGGAAAAGTCTTTGAGCATCTCGTCGTCCTGGAAATAAGGATAGACGATGTCATGATCCACCTCGCTCCATCCCTCCTCAAACAGGGTCCTGGCCTGGATCTCCACATAATATCCCTTGTATTTCACGATGTAATGGAGAGAGCGGTAAATTCCGTCCGATTTAATGTCAATGAGATCCTCGTCATAGATACGGCTGTCTCCGGTTCTTCTGTATACCTTCGGACGCTCGGCAATATAATAATGATTCACATTCCCGTCAAAATCCGCCTCCCGGTCCCTGACATACTGCTCCGGGTCGTTCTCAAACACAGATGTAATATATTCGTGAAAATGTCTCCAGTCCTCCCGGTACAGGAAAAACACCCGGATGCCGATCAGATCCGTTACATATTTCCAGTAATTGGTGCGGTCAATACGTGCAAATTTCTCCGGCAGCTCATTCCGTTTCCTGATAATCTTCTCGACCAGATGCCCCGGTTCCTTCGTCCTGTAGCGGTAAGAATGGATCCCGGCTTTCTCAATGTCATAGAGATACTCATCCACAAAATCTTTTCCTATCCCCCGCAGTTTCTGCTCGATGTTCCCGTAGTGATCGTGGATTGCCTGGAGTTCTTCCCAGTCAATGCCCGCCGACTCATAGTCGCCGTAATCCATGTTGTACTTCTTAAGAAATTCTTTTATGTCCAGCATTCGATCTCTATACCTCTCCGGCACCAACGGAATTCAGGAATCTGGCAAAAGCCGCCCTGCCCTCCTCCGTGCATTTATAGACTCCGGCATCTTCCAGTACTCTCTCGAATACGAGTCCCACCTCGTCTTTCAGGATTTCATCCACATTATCCTTTGTAATCTTTTCATATTTGGGAAGGAACGCCTCCACCCAGTCGGCATGCTTTTCAAGTTCCTCGCTGCCCCTTATATCTTTACCTGCAGTAATGTACTCTCCCAGTTTTGCCAGCTCGTCTTTCAGTCTGGACGGGAGCACCGCCAGGCCCATCACTTCAATTAAGCCGATATTTTCTTTCTTGATATGGTGAAGTTCCTGATGGGGATGATAAAGTCCCAGAGGAAACTCCTCCGTTGTTATATTATTCCTCAGTACCAGATCCAGCTCAAACATTTCGCCGTTCTTTCTGGCGATCGGAGTGATCGTGTTGTGCGGTTCCCCATCCGTCTCGGCAAAGACAAATGCAGCCTCATCCGTATAGTTTCTCCAGGCCGTGAGGACTTTATCCCCCAGCTCAATCAGGCGCTCCGGATCTTTGGCGCGTGTGCGCAGCACCGACATCGGCCAGTATACAATACCGGCCTCCACATCCTCAAACCCCTGGAAGGTAAAATACTTTTCAATCGGCGCTTTCGCCATGGCAAAAGTATAATGGCCTCCCTGGAAATGATCATGGCTTAAAATGGAACCGCCGACAATCGGCAGATCCGCGTTGGAACCCAGAAAATAATGAGGAAACATTTTGACAAAATCAAAGAGCTTAATAAAGGTCGCCTTCTCGATTTTCATCGGTATATGCTGTCCGTTAAATACGATGCAATGCTCATTATAATAAACATAGGGCGAATACTGGAAGCCCCACCGGCTGTCGTTTACCGTGATCGGAATCGTGCGGTGGTTATTCCTGGCCGGATGGTTTACGCGCCCCGCATACCCCTCATTTTCTCGGCAGAGCAGGCATTTGGGATAACCGCCCTGTTTTGCAAGCTTGGCGGCGGCAATTGCCTTCGGATCCTTCTCCGGTTTTGAGAGGTTTACCGTAATGTCCAGTTCACCATATTTTGTCTCCGTTACCCATTTCATATCTTTACAGACGCGGTATCTTCTGATGTAATCGGAATCCTGGCTTAACTTATAGTAATATTCCGTAGCGGCCTGAGGCGACTGATGGTTATAAAGGCCAAAGAATTTCCGCACAACCTCCGACGGCCTCGGCATCAGGCAGTTCATCAGCCTTGTATCGAATAAATCCCTGTAAACCACACTGTCTTCCGGCAGTACTCCGGACTCATGGGCAAAATCCATCAGCTCTTTCAGCGTTTCTTCCAGATTCACTTCCCCGGACTCCGTCTCCGGCTCTTCATACTCGTCCAGCTTCAGTACATCCAGGATCTGATTCGTCGCATAAATCCGGTCTTCTTCCTCAATCAGTCCTGTCGTAAGACCATATTTAACCAGTTTTTTAATTGCTTCGTATACCATACCACGCCTCCTTATATTTTGATGCGCTTCGCGCAATCTGCTTCATTGATTGTCTTTTGGGCGGTGCCGCCTGCGGTCAGAACCTGCGTTATGCCCGGTTTATTAGTATAGCACATTCACAGGTACGATTCCAGACGTTTTGTCACAATTCCGCCGAGCAGCCCTATCACTGCCCCTGCCACGGTTCCGGCCGCCAAAAGGAAGGGAAGATAGTAAAATACAGCGGTGTTTTCCACGACGGCCGCGGCCACCAGAATCTGTCCCACATTGTGCCCCACGCCACCGATAATGCTGACCCCCACCTGACCAAATAAATCCCTCTTCCTGCAGAAAATCATCATGGCGAGGCTGAGCGCCCCCCCTGCAAGACTGTACATCATCATGGCCATATTACCGTATGCAAAACCGGTCAGCAGGACGATCCGGCAGAGTGCAATGGCAATCGTTCCCCCTGTTCCTATCATATAAAGGGATACGATGCTGACAAGATTGGCAAGCCCCAGCTTGACGCCGGGAACGCCGAGACTGATCGGAATCAGGGTTTCCACATAGCCGAGCAGCATGGCAAGCGAGAGCAGGATTCCATAGAGCGCCACTTTTACCGCTTTACGGTCTCCTCTGCGTGTTTCTTTTCTATATTTCATAGAGGGTGTCCTCTTTCTGTTTGATACTTGAAAATGGGATGTCGGGTCGACGGGTTTCCGGGAAGTGCAAGTTTTGTTATTATTTTATCGGAATATGGGTGGTTTGTAAAGAGGGTGGGATTTAATTGGAAACGGGAGCTTTGGACGGGGAGAAGGTTGGTTACTGTCCACAGACAGTATTCTGCGAGGTGTTTTTTGCCGGTTCATCCCTTGACTTTGATTTTCCTCTTTGCTAAGATTGGTATGTTTCAAAGTAACTGCTATGAAGGTACTGAACAGTTATGTTTCAAATCACAAATACTTTCACAAAGGAATCCCTATATGATGGAAAAAAAACAATTTCAGATCTTTTTATCCGCGCTGGGTGTGCTTTTTCTGGTCTTTGGCGCTGTTTTAACACTCCGGCCCAGGCAGACGGAGCCGATTACCCGTTCGGACTTTCTTCTCAATACGTTTGTCACGGTTACCCTGTATGACAGCGATGATGAGGAGATATTGGAACAGTGTATGGCGCTGTGCCGAGAGTATGAAAACCGGCTCAGCAAAACGATAACGACCAGTGAAGTTTACCGGCTGAATCACCGTGCTCCCGGAGAAGATACATTTACACTCACAAAGGATACGGCGGCCCTGATCCGCGAAGGGCTCCAGTACAGCCGGATTTCGGACGGCGCTTTTGATATCACGATTGAACCGCTGAGTTCGCTGTGGAATTTCACGGATGGCAAAAATATTATTCCTCCGGCAGAGGAAATTCAGGCTGCGGCGGAACGCGTGGACTGGAAGAATATAAGCCTGGAGGGCGATGTGCTCACTTTTCACTCGGCAGACACTACAATCGATCTCGGTTCTATTGCGAAAGGGTTTATCGCTGACCGCTTGAAGGAATATCTGATAAGCCGGAATGTGAAAAGCGCAATTATTAATCTCGGAGGCAATGTGCTCTGCGTCGGTGAAAAACCGGACGGCGAGCCGTTTAAAATCGGGCTGCAGAAGCCGTTTGAAGGGCGCAATGAAATTATCGCAAACCTGAGCATTAACGGCCTCTCCGTCGTCTCCTCCGGGGTCTATGAACGCCATTTTATTGTGGATGGAAAAAATTATCACCACCTGTTAAATCCCTCCACCGGCTATCCCTATGACAACGGCCTGAT is part of the [Clostridium] symbiosum genome and encodes:
- the galT gene encoding UDP-glucose--hexose-1-phosphate uridylyltransferase — translated: MVYEAIKKLVKYGLTTGLIEEEDRIYATNQILDVLKLDEYEEPETESGEVNLEETLKELMDFAHESGVLPEDSVVYRDLFDTRLMNCLMPRPSEVVRKFFGLYNHQSPQAATEYYYKLSQDSDYIRRYRVCKDMKWVTETKYGELDITVNLSKPEKDPKAIAAAKLAKQGGYPKCLLCRENEGYAGRVNHPARNNHRTIPITVNDSRWGFQYSPYVYYNEHCIVFNGQHIPMKIEKATFIKLFDFVKMFPHYFLGSNADLPIVGGSILSHDHFQGGHYTFAMAKAPIEKYFTFQGFEDVEAGIVYWPMSVLRTRAKDPERLIELGDKVLTAWRNYTDEAAFVFAETDGEPHNTITPIARKNGEMFELDLVLRNNITTEEFPLGLYHPHQELHHIKKENIGLIEVMGLAVLPSRLKDELAKLGEYITAGKDIRGSEELEKHADWVEAFLPKYEKITKDNVDEILKDEVGLVFERVLEDAGVYKCTEEGRAAFARFLNSVGAGEV
- a CDS encoding PTS sugar transporter subunit IIC codes for the protein MSQSTFKDFLKRKQVNVSVQTYLIDALGAMAFGLFASLLIGTIFATLGDKTHIEIFTTISAYAKSATGAALGVSIAFALKAPPLVLFSAATVGIAGNELGGPVGALVATIIATELGKIVSKETPVDILVTPGVTIISGVLASQFVGPGVSAFMTAFGNLVKTATVMQPLFMGILVSALIGIALTLPISSAAICIMLSLDGLAGGAATAGCCAQMVGFAILSFRENKWGGLLAQGLGTSMLQMGNIVRNPRIWIPPTLASMVTGPISTMVFKLENIPTGSGMGTCGLVGPIGIYTAMQETGGTNMWLGILLVCFILPAVLTPLFGLMCRKAGWIKEGDLKLDL
- a CDS encoding GTP pyrophosphokinase, with product MLDIKEFLKKYNMDYGDYESAGIDWEELQAIHDHYGNIEQKLRGIGKDFVDEYLYDIEKAGIHSYRYRTKEPGHLVEKIIRKRNELPEKFARIDRTNYWKYVTDLIGIRVFFLYREDWRHFHEYITSVFENDPEQYVRDREADFDGNVNHYYIAERPKVYRRTGDSRIYDEDLIDIKSDGIYRSLHYIVKYKGYYVEIQARTLFEEGWSEVDHDIVYPYFQDDEMLKDFSTLLNRLSGMADEMSSYFRRMKQKKEGVGRTEEHMELRAAEIKEEP
- a CDS encoding FAD:protein FMN transferase, translated to MEKKQFQIFLSALGVLFLVFGAVLTLRPRQTEPITRSDFLLNTFVTVTLYDSDDEEILEQCMALCREYENRLSKTITTSEVYRLNHRAPGEDTFTLTKDTAALIREGLQYSRISDGAFDITIEPLSSLWNFTDGKNIIPPAEEIQAAAERVDWKNISLEGDVLTFHSADTTIDLGSIAKGFIADRLKEYLISRNVKSAIINLGGNVLCVGEKPDGEPFKIGLQKPFEGRNEIIANLSINGLSVVSSGVYERHFIVDGKNYHHLLNPSTGYPYDNGLIAVTIVSPRSVDGDALSTTCFSLGLEKGLELVNSMDGIYAYFITDDYEIHYSDGAELLVLPLPDAG
- a CDS encoding Gx transporter family protein translates to MKYRKETRRGDRKAVKVALYGILLSLAMLLGYVETLIPISLGVPGVKLGLANLVSIVSLYMIGTGGTIAIALCRIVLLTGFAYGNMAMMMYSLAGGALSLAMMIFCRKRDLFGQVGVSIIGGVGHNVGQILVAAAVVENTAVFYYLPFLLAAGTVAGAVIGLLGGIVTKRLESYL